In Thermoanaerobaculum aquaticum, a genomic segment contains:
- a CDS encoding FumA C-terminus/TtdB family hydratase beta subunit, producing the protein MARLTLPTDEATIRSLRVGDFVELSGRVITGRDAAHHWLVKAFRQEVAPYLKDSVIYHVGPVVRKNPDGTYTFVAAGPTTSAREEPYQADVIGMYGVRGVIGKGGMGAKTLEGLKKHGAVYFHAIGGAAQVLAQCVKRVETVFMLEEFGVPEALWVIEVEDFPVVVTMDAHGNSLHREIEGQSGERLKSLLGLSA; encoded by the coding sequence ATGGCTCGACTGACGCTTCCCACCGACGAAGCCACCATTCGTTCCTTACGGGTGGGCGATTTTGTGGAGCTTTCCGGGCGGGTCATCACCGGCCGGGACGCCGCCCACCACTGGCTGGTGAAGGCCTTCCGCCAGGAAGTGGCTCCCTACCTCAAGGACTCGGTGATTTACCACGTGGGACCGGTGGTTCGCAAAAACCCGGACGGCACCTACACCTTCGTGGCTGCCGGGCCCACCACCTCCGCCCGCGAGGAACCCTACCAGGCGGACGTGATCGGCATGTACGGCGTCCGCGGCGTCATCGGCAAGGGGGGCATGGGCGCCAAGACCCTGGAGGGCTTAAAAAAGCACGGTGCCGTTTACTTCCACGCCATTGGCGGGGCCGCGCAGGTGCTGGCCCAGTGCGTCAAGCGCGTGGAAACCGTGTTCATGCTTGAGGAGTTCGGGGTTCCCGAAGCCCTTTGGGTCATCGAGGTGGAGGACTTCCCGGTGGTGGTCACCATGGACGCCCACGGCAACTCCCTGCACAGGGAAATCGAGGGGCAAAGCGGGGAAAGGCTGAAGAGCCTTTTGGGGTTGAGCGCGTAG
- a CDS encoding fumarate hydratase — MWQERELTEKFVDIIAHASTQLPPDVVEALRQAREKEEAGSLAQKALDTILRNVELAGGAWQPICQDTGTPLVWIHHPVGVSTRMLTRAFTEAVKQATAKQLLRPNAVDPLTEKNTGNGAAPGIPTVHCEEWDEEDLEVHLILKGGGCENVGAQYSLPNSALGADRNLEGVRRCVLDAVHKAQGKGCAPGILGVCFGGDRGSGYVESKRQLLRRLDDRNPIPELDALEQRLLKEANELGIGPMGFGGKTTVLGVKIGYLGRLPASYFVSVSYMCWANRRAGARISPKGEITWLD, encoded by the coding sequence GTGTGGCAGGAACGTGAGCTCACCGAAAAGTTCGTGGACATCATTGCCCACGCCTCCACCCAACTCCCACCGGATGTGGTGGAGGCCCTGCGCCAGGCCCGGGAGAAGGAAGAAGCGGGCTCTCTGGCGCAAAAAGCGCTGGACACCATCCTTCGCAACGTGGAGCTGGCAGGCGGGGCATGGCAACCCATTTGCCAGGACACGGGAACGCCGCTGGTGTGGATCCACCACCCCGTGGGGGTTTCCACCAGGATGCTCACCCGTGCCTTCACCGAAGCGGTGAAGCAAGCCACGGCCAAGCAGCTCCTGCGCCCCAACGCTGTGGACCCCTTGACCGAGAAAAACACCGGCAACGGGGCGGCCCCCGGCATTCCCACGGTTCACTGCGAGGAATGGGACGAGGAGGACCTGGAGGTACACCTCATCCTCAAAGGGGGCGGCTGCGAAAACGTGGGGGCTCAGTACTCGCTGCCCAACTCCGCCCTGGGAGCCGACCGCAACCTGGAAGGGGTGCGGCGCTGCGTGCTAGACGCCGTGCACAAGGCGCAAGGCAAGGGTTGCGCCCCGGGGATCTTGGGGGTTTGCTTTGGCGGCGACCGCGGCTCCGGTTACGTGGAGTCCAAGCGGCAGCTTCTGCGGCGCCTGGATGACCGCAACCCCATCCCTGAGCTGGATGCGCTGGAGCAACGCCTCCTCAAGGAAGCCAACGAGCTGGGCATCGGCCCCATGGGCTTTGGCGGAAAGACCACAGTGTTGGGGGTAAAGATCGGGTATTTGGGGCGCTTGCCTGCCTCGTACTTCGTTTCGGTTTCCTACATGTGCTGGGCCAACCGTCGCGCCGGGGCGCGCATCAGCCCCAAGGGGGAAATCACATGGCTCGACTGA
- a CDS encoding 4Fe-4S dicluster domain-containing protein: MADEPAKKPKGTIILNKEICKGCSFCIDFCPTHCLEFSKDFNRKGYHYPVLARPEDCTGCDLCGLYCPDYAIFGVKFKDLEKLATSAPAA, translated from the coding sequence ATGGCTGACGAACCCGCCAAGAAACCCAAGGGGACCATCATTTTAAACAAGGAAATTTGCAAAGGGTGCTCCTTCTGCATTGACTTTTGCCCAACTCACTGCCTGGAGTTTTCCAAGGACTTTAACCGCAAGGGCTACCACTACCCGGTGCTGGCGCGGCCGGAGGATTGCACCGGCTGCGATCTCTGCGGCTTGTACTGCCCGGATTACGCCATTTTCGGGGTGAAGTTCAAGGATCTGGAAAAGCTGGCCACATCGGCGCCGGCTGCGTAA
- a CDS encoding 2-oxoacid:acceptor oxidoreductase subunit alpha has translation MHADPKGVLTGLHFIDGDHAACEGAIAAGCRFAAGYPITPSTEVVERFAARIPLVGGVFIQMEDEIASSIAILGAAWAGHKVMTVTSGPGLSLMMEHIGYAAMTETPCVFVDVQRGGPSTGLPTLPAQADMMQVRWGSHGDYNIIALSPNSPQECFDLMIKAFNLAELYRTPVFFMMDEVVGHMTERVAIPRPEDIEVVPRRWTSRKPGEYKAYEPGEDLVPEMVKAGDGYRVHVTGLTHDERGYPAMNPQAQDKLVRRLVDKIRKNAHKLVDVRGENLEDADVVVISYGITSRIAAAAVEEARAAGLKVGHLRLVIVWPFPEQLVAELASRVKAFVVPELNLGQMVREVERVVAGRAQVVSVPHAGGTVHQVEDILAKILEVAK, from the coding sequence GTGCACGCGGACCCAAAGGGTGTGCTGACTGGGTTGCACTTTATTGACGGGGACCACGCCGCCTGTGAAGGCGCCATTGCTGCCGGCTGTCGGTTTGCGGCGGGTTACCCCATTACCCCATCCACCGAAGTGGTGGAGCGCTTTGCCGCCCGCATCCCCCTGGTGGGCGGCGTTTTCATTCAAATGGAGGACGAAATTGCCTCCTCCATTGCCATTCTCGGCGCGGCGTGGGCGGGTCATAAGGTCATGACCGTCACTTCGGGCCCGGGGCTTTCGCTGATGATGGAGCACATCGGCTACGCGGCCATGACCGAGACCCCCTGCGTTTTTGTGGATGTGCAGCGGGGTGGACCGTCCACCGGGCTGCCCACGCTGCCGGCGCAGGCGGACATGATGCAGGTGCGGTGGGGGTCCCACGGCGATTACAACATCATTGCTCTTTCCCCCAACTCCCCCCAGGAGTGCTTTGACCTCATGATCAAGGCCTTCAACCTGGCGGAGCTCTACCGCACGCCGGTGTTTTTCATGATGGATGAGGTGGTGGGCCACATGACCGAGCGGGTGGCCATCCCGCGCCCCGAGGACATCGAGGTGGTCCCCCGCCGGTGGACCAGCCGGAAGCCGGGGGAGTACAAGGCCTACGAGCCGGGGGAGGACCTGGTCCCGGAAATGGTGAAGGCGGGCGATGGGTACCGAGTTCATGTGACCGGTCTTACCCACGACGAACGGGGCTACCCGGCCATGAACCCGCAAGCCCAGGACAAACTGGTGCGGCGGCTGGTGGACAAGATCCGCAAGAACGCCCACAAGCTGGTGGATGTGCGCGGGGAAAACCTGGAAGACGCGGATGTGGTGGTGATTTCCTACGGCATTACCTCCCGTATCGCCGCTGCTGCTGTGGAGGAGGCCCGGGCGGCCGGTCTCAAAGTTGGCCATCTCCGGCTTGTGATTGTGTGGCCATTCCCCGAGCAGCTGGTGGCCGAGCTGGCCAGCCGGGTGAAGGCGTTTGTGGTCCCCGAGCTCAACCTGGGGCAAATGGTGCGGGAGGTGGAGCGGGTGGTGGCGGGGAGGGCCCAGGTGGTTTCCGTTCCCCACGCCGGCGGTACCGTGCATCAGGTGGAGGACATCCTGGCCAAGATCTTGGAGGTGGCGAAATGA
- a CDS encoding 2-oxoacid:ferredoxin oxidoreductase subunit beta, translating into MSSAAVNIELPQLQNPLMQYLRQDRIPHIWCPGCGIGTSLNAFIRALDEMQFDLNKLAVISGIGCTGRVAGYLNVDSFHTTHGRAIPFATGLKLGNPDLKVVVYSGDGDLFAIGGNHFIHAARRNMDLMVVCVNNFTYGMTGGQVAPTTPLGATQTTMPYGNFEPPFNLPYLADSCGAVYVARWTVYHVRQLTRAFKEGLSKKGFVFIEVLSPCPTLYSRRNRLGDGVEQLKYYKERSVVKNGADTREVGLTFQGDIVVGTFVNRERPTWLDAMNEHFSQRFGDRYQRYGVRHED; encoded by the coding sequence ATGAGCAGCGCAGCCGTCAACATTGAGCTCCCCCAGTTGCAAAACCCGCTCATGCAGTACCTGCGGCAGGACCGCATCCCGCACATTTGGTGTCCCGGTTGCGGGATTGGCACCTCGCTCAACGCCTTCATCCGCGCCTTGGACGAGATGCAGTTTGACCTCAACAAGCTGGCGGTGATTTCGGGGATCGGCTGCACGGGACGGGTGGCCGGTTACCTCAACGTGGACTCCTTCCACACCACCCACGGGCGGGCCATTCCCTTTGCCACTGGCCTCAAGCTGGGAAACCCGGACCTCAAGGTGGTGGTGTACTCCGGTGACGGCGACCTCTTTGCCATTGGCGGCAACCACTTCATCCACGCGGCTCGCCGCAACATGGACCTGATGGTGGTGTGCGTCAACAACTTCACTTACGGCATGACCGGTGGCCAGGTAGCCCCCACCACCCCGCTGGGTGCCACCCAAACCACCATGCCTTACGGCAACTTTGAGCCGCCGTTCAACCTCCCCTACCTGGCCGACTCCTGCGGGGCGGTGTACGTGGCGCGGTGGACCGTGTACCACGTGCGGCAGCTCACGCGGGCTTTTAAGGAAGGGCTTTCCAAGAAGGGTTTCGTGTTCATCGAGGTGCTTTCTCCCTGCCCGACCCTTTACTCCCGGCGGAACCGCCTGGGCGACGGGGTGGAGCAGCTCAAGTACTACAAGGAGCGCTCGGTGGTGAAAAACGGAGCGGACACCCGCGAGGTGGGTCTTACCTTCCAGGGGGACATCGTGGTGGGAACCTTCGTAAACCGGGAACGGCCCACCTGGCTTGACGCCATGAACGAGCATTTCTCCCAGCGCTTTGGCGATCGTTACCAACGGTACGGGGTGCGCCATGAGGACTGA
- a CDS encoding 2-oxoacid:acceptor oxidoreductase family protein — protein MRTEIRVGGLGGQGVILCGMIIGKAASIFDGKHATLIQAFGPEARGSAASAQVTLSDEPIGYPYVRRPDVLVVMSPDAYSTFVPTLKEGGTLLYESELVRPDDALPAGVKALGVPATRLAEELGRRLVMNIVMVGFFAATTKLVSYEAAKKAVLDSVPRGTEELNLKAFEAGFNYGQKLVSGEDSRVA, from the coding sequence ATGAGGACTGAAATTCGCGTGGGTGGTTTGGGAGGGCAGGGGGTGATCCTCTGCGGCATGATCATCGGTAAGGCGGCTTCTATTTTCGACGGCAAGCACGCCACGCTCATTCAAGCCTTTGGCCCGGAAGCGCGGGGCAGTGCCGCTTCGGCACAGGTCACGCTTTCCGACGAACCCATTGGCTACCCTTACGTGCGCCGTCCGGACGTGCTGGTGGTGATGTCGCCGGACGCGTACAGCACCTTCGTCCCCACCCTCAAGGAAGGTGGCACGCTGCTTTACGAAAGCGAGCTGGTGCGCCCCGACGACGCGCTGCCGGCAGGGGTTAAAGCCTTGGGGGTTCCGGCCACCCGCCTGGCCGAGGAGCTGGGGCGCCGGCTGGTGATGAACATCGTCATGGTGGGCTTTTTTGCCGCCACCACCAAGCTTGTCTCTTACGAGGCGGCAAAAAAGGCGGTGCTGGATTCGGTTCCCAGGGGCACCGAGGAGCTCAACCTTAAAGCTTTTGAAGCAGGTTTTAACTACGGACAGAAGCTGGTTTCTGGGGAGGACAGCCGTGTGGCCTGA
- a CDS encoding GNAT family N-acetyltransferase, with translation MWPEASNKTLLRGGQEVTIRPMTATDAEALHRFFLALPEEDRLFLEDDVTKPAFVQQLLSEQEAGRAFPMVAEAGGEIVGYGVLYRPLFGWSTHVGRVRMAVARSFQRQGLGTAILRELVRKAQGLALDKLVAEVVEDQVGALRAFERLGFHREATLADHVRDLSGKKRDLVILANDVAHIWEHMEALVADFEPSAG, from the coding sequence GTGTGGCCTGAGGCATCCAACAAAACCCTCCTGCGCGGCGGGCAGGAGGTCACCATCCGTCCCATGACCGCCACCGACGCCGAAGCTCTTCACCGCTTCTTCCTGGCCCTTCCGGAAGAAGACCGGCTCTTTTTGGAGGACGACGTCACCAAGCCGGCGTTCGTTCAGCAGCTGCTTTCCGAGCAGGAAGCCGGTCGGGCCTTCCCGATGGTGGCTGAAGCCGGCGGGGAAATCGTGGGGTACGGCGTTTTGTACCGCCCCCTTTTCGGGTGGAGCACCCACGTGGGGCGGGTGCGCATGGCGGTGGCCCGGAGCTTCCAACGGCAGGGGCTGGGGACCGCCATCCTCCGGGAGCTGGTGCGCAAGGCCCAGGGCCTGGCTCTCGACAAGCTGGTGGCGGAGGTGGTGGAAGACCAGGTGGGGGCGCTGCGGGCCTTTGAGCGCCTGGGCTTTCACCGGGAGGCCACGCTGGCCGACCACGTTCGCGACCTAAGCGGGAAAAAGCGGGACTTAGTGATCCTCGCCAACGACGTGGCCCACATCTGGGAGCACATGGAGGCTCTGGTCGCCGACTTCGAACCCTCCGCGGGTTAA
- a CDS encoding methylglyoxal synthase: protein MLKHLESGNVSVLPERKRIGLVAHDNKKQDLVEWARFNRETLAQHDLYATGTTGALLSRELGLPVTRLKSGPLGGDQQMGAMIADGLIDILVFFWDPLEPLPHDPDVKALLRISVVWNIPVACNRATADFLISSPLLSEAYPRIVPDYSSHETRFLHAEKG, encoded by the coding sequence ATGCTCAAGCATTTGGAAAGCGGCAACGTAAGTGTGCTGCCGGAGCGCAAGCGCATTGGCCTGGTGGCCCACGACAACAAGAAACAGGACCTGGTGGAATGGGCCCGTTTCAACCGGGAAACGCTAGCCCAGCACGACCTTTACGCCACCGGCACAACCGGGGCTTTGCTTTCCCGGGAGCTGGGCCTCCCCGTGACCCGCTTGAAGTCTGGACCCCTGGGGGGAGACCAGCAAATGGGTGCCATGATTGCCGATGGCCTCATTGACATCCTGGTGTTCTTCTGGGATCCCTTGGAACCCCTGCCCCACGACCCTGACGTCAAGGCGCTTTTGCGCATTTCCGTGGTTTGGAACATCCCCGTGGCCTGCAACCGCGCCACTGCCGATTTTCTGATTTCCTCGCCGCTGCTTTCCGAAGCTTACCCCCGCATCGTGCCGGATTACTCCTCCCACGAAACGCGGTTTTTGCACGCGGAAAAGGGGTAA
- a CDS encoding UDP-glucose dehydrogenase family protein: MHIAVVGSGYVGLVTGACLSDFGMDVTCVDKDEKKIAMLQRGEVPIYEPGLDGLIAKNAKAGRLRFTTNVAEAVERALAIFIAVGTPPREDGSADLSYVIEVAETIAAHLNGYKVVVTKSTVPIGTGQLIEQIIREKSGGRFPFSVVSNPEFLREGSAIEDFMRPDRVVIGARDPQAIAIMKDIYAPLYLIETPFVITNVESAELIKYASNAFLATKITFINEVAILCEKLGADVHHVAKGMGLDRRIGPKFLHPGPGYGGSCFPKDTRALTDIARQAGYRFGIVETVVEVNEKIKARMVDKIRTACGGSVSGLTVGVLGLAFKPETDDMRESPAIPIVTALVKEGARVRAFDPAAMDNAKEVLPATVEYCQDAYDAATGAHCLVIITEWNQFRSLDLERLKGLLARPLVVDLRNVYEPDKMREAGFAYECVGRAAANLPKA, translated from the coding sequence ATGCACATTGCGGTTGTGGGTAGTGGCTACGTGGGTCTGGTCACCGGGGCTTGCCTTTCCGACTTCGGCATGGACGTCACCTGCGTGGACAAAGACGAAAAGAAGATCGCCATGCTGCAAAGGGGGGAAGTCCCCATTTACGAGCCGGGCCTGGATGGGCTCATTGCCAAAAACGCCAAAGCCGGGCGCTTGCGCTTCACCACCAACGTGGCGGAAGCGGTGGAGCGGGCCCTGGCGATCTTCATTGCCGTGGGCACCCCACCCCGGGAGGACGGCTCCGCCGACCTTTCCTACGTCATCGAGGTGGCGGAAACCATTGCCGCCCACCTCAACGGCTACAAGGTGGTGGTCACCAAGTCCACGGTGCCCATTGGCACCGGCCAGCTCATCGAGCAGATCATCCGGGAAAAAAGCGGCGGCCGCTTCCCGTTTTCGGTGGTTTCCAACCCCGAGTTCTTGCGGGAGGGCTCGGCCATTGAGGACTTCATGCGCCCCGACCGGGTGGTCATCGGTGCCCGGGATCCCCAGGCCATTGCCATCATGAAGGACATTTACGCCCCCCTCTACCTCATCGAAACCCCCTTTGTGATCACCAACGTAGAGTCGGCCGAGCTCATCAAGTACGCCTCCAACGCGTTTCTGGCCACGAAAATCACGTTCATCAACGAGGTCGCGATTTTGTGCGAAAAGCTGGGGGCTGACGTGCACCACGTGGCCAAGGGGATGGGCTTGGACCGGCGCATTGGCCCCAAGTTCTTGCATCCGGGACCCGGCTACGGCGGCTCCTGCTTCCCCAAGGACACGAGGGCCCTCACCGACATTGCCCGTCAGGCCGGATACCGCTTTGGCATCGTGGAAACCGTGGTGGAGGTCAACGAAAAGATCAAAGCGCGCATGGTGGACAAGATCCGCACCGCCTGCGGTGGCAGCGTTTCCGGCCTTACGGTTGGCGTTTTGGGGCTGGCCTTCAAACCGGAAACCGACGACATGCGGGAATCTCCGGCCATCCCCATCGTCACCGCCCTGGTCAAGGAAGGAGCCCGGGTGCGGGCCTTTGACCCGGCAGCCATGGACAACGCCAAAGAGGTTCTGCCGGCCACGGTGGAGTACTGTCAGGACGCTTACGATGCCGCCACGGGTGCCCACTGCCTGGTCATCATCACCGAGTGGAACCAGTTCCGCTCTTTGGATCTGGAACGGCTCAAGGGGCTTTTGGCCAGGCCGCTGGTGGTGGATCTCCGCAACGTGTACGAACCCGACAAGATGCGGGAAGCGGGGTTTGCTTACGAATGCGTGGGTCGCGCCGCGGCAAACTTACCCAAAGCCTGA
- a CDS encoding S9 family peptidase, which produces MSSKRSAALVFSLVALLSPAWGKEKLTLEAIFAGEPLEGAPPRVSFLPDGTGFLRVVSEGDDKLLVREDWQGHRQELVRQSQLQVIGEEDLKLVLSSFQIAPDGQKLLLTQEGDLFLLNLEDKSLRRLTRTPEEEELAEFSPNSQWVSFVRANDLYLVELASGREHRLTFDGSETKLNGKLDWVYTEELYNRESKGYAWSSDSQKLLYLSFDLTPVPTYPLVDLSPTHPQVSWLRYPKAGDANARVSVTVTTVPAQEGSAPQSLSLSFQGPQREYVARFGFLPKSDGFWLLFLDRLQKNAELVRFDWPLGSARVLLREHDEAWINVEDDLLFLENGAVIFGSERSGFRHLYRVDLGETQPVPLTSGEWEVTEVLGLSPDQRFVYFTSTQASPLERHLYRVPVAGGAVERLTQEAGTHSLRAAPGCRAFLDAYSTATRLPEYRLLSAEGKTLRLIPYDKPAQLDRFELASVEFLTLAAADGTPLYASLLKPAHFNPKKRYPVVVYVYGGPHAQVVRNGWGGRTGLFHHFLAQEGFLVFSLDNRGSTARGRNFERALLGRLGKTELADQLAGVKWLSQQPFVDATRLGIWGWSYGGYMTLYALTHSNAFRAGAAVAPVTDWRLYDTIYTERYLKLPSDNPEGYKESSPIFAAQNLQAALFLAHGTGDDNVHWQNTLNFIAELIKAGKHYTLYLYPNKDHGILGKNERLQLFSAIYQHFLRNLSAPSPSSGPKAR; this is translated from the coding sequence ATGTCCAGCAAACGAAGCGCGGCGTTGGTTTTTTCCCTGGTCGCTTTGCTAAGCCCGGCGTGGGGCAAGGAAAAACTCACCCTTGAGGCAATTTTTGCCGGGGAACCGCTGGAGGGAGCACCGCCAAGGGTGAGCTTTCTCCCCGACGGCACCGGCTTTTTGCGGGTGGTCAGCGAAGGGGACGACAAGCTTTTGGTCCGGGAGGACTGGCAGGGCCACCGGCAGGAGCTGGTCCGGCAAAGCCAGCTCCAGGTGATCGGGGAAGAGGACCTCAAGCTGGTCTTGAGCTCCTTCCAAATTGCCCCCGACGGCCAGAAGCTCTTGCTCACCCAAGAGGGGGACCTTTTCCTCTTGAACCTCGAGGACAAAAGCCTCCGCCGCCTCACCCGCACCCCGGAAGAGGAGGAGCTGGCGGAGTTTTCCCCCAACAGCCAGTGGGTGAGCTTCGTGCGGGCTAACGACCTTTACCTGGTGGAGCTGGCTTCCGGCCGGGAGCACCGCCTCACCTTTGACGGCAGCGAAACCAAGCTCAACGGGAAGCTGGACTGGGTTTACACCGAGGAGCTTTACAACCGCGAAAGCAAGGGCTACGCGTGGTCTTCCGACTCCCAAAAGCTCCTTTACCTTTCCTTCGACCTGACCCCAGTCCCCACCTATCCGCTGGTGGACCTGTCCCCCACCCACCCCCAGGTGAGCTGGCTGCGCTACCCCAAAGCCGGCGATGCCAACGCCAGGGTTTCGGTGACGGTGACCACCGTCCCCGCCCAAGAAGGCTCAGCACCTCAAAGCCTGAGCCTCAGCTTCCAGGGACCCCAGCGGGAGTACGTGGCCCGCTTCGGCTTTTTGCCAAAAAGCGACGGCTTTTGGCTGCTGTTTCTGGATCGGCTGCAAAAAAACGCCGAGCTGGTGCGCTTCGATTGGCCTTTGGGGAGCGCCCGGGTGCTGCTCCGCGAGCACGACGAGGCGTGGATCAACGTGGAGGATGACCTCCTGTTTTTGGAAAACGGTGCCGTGATCTTCGGCTCCGAGCGCTCCGGCTTCCGCCATCTTTACCGCGTGGACCTGGGAGAAACCCAACCGGTGCCGCTTACCTCAGGGGAGTGGGAGGTTACCGAGGTCCTGGGCCTGTCCCCTGACCAGCGCTTCGTGTACTTCACAAGCACCCAAGCTTCCCCCCTGGAGCGCCACCTCTACCGGGTGCCGGTGGCCGGCGGTGCGGTGGAAAGGCTGACCCAGGAGGCGGGCACCCACAGCTTGCGGGCCGCCCCCGGGTGTCGGGCTTTTTTGGATGCCTACTCCACCGCTACCCGTCTTCCCGAGTATCGCCTGTTGTCCGCGGAAGGAAAGACCCTGCGTCTCATCCCTTACGACAAACCAGCGCAGCTGGACCGCTTTGAGCTGGCAAGCGTTGAGTTCCTCACCCTTGCGGCTGCCGACGGCACGCCGCTTTACGCCTCGCTTTTGAAGCCAGCCCACTTCAACCCCAAAAAGCGCTACCCGGTGGTGGTGTACGTGTACGGGGGGCCCCACGCCCAGGTGGTGCGCAACGGGTGGGGCGGGCGCACCGGGCTTTTCCATCACTTCCTGGCCCAGGAGGGCTTTTTGGTGTTTTCCCTGGACAACCGCGGCTCCACCGCCCGTGGCCGGAACTTCGAGCGGGCCCTGCTTGGCCGATTGGGGAAAACCGAACTCGCCGACCAACTGGCGGGGGTGAAGTGGCTTTCCCAACAGCCCTTTGTGGATGCCACGCGCCTTGGCATTTGGGGCTGGTCTTACGGGGGGTACATGACGCTTTACGCGCTGACCCATTCCAACGCCTTCCGCGCCGGGGCAGCCGTGGCGCCGGTGACCGATTGGCGACTTTACGACACCATTTACACCGAGCGCTACCTCAAGCTCCCCAGCGACAACCCCGAAGGCTACAAGGAATCCTCCCCAATTTTTGCGGCCCAAAACCTGCAAGCGGCGCTTTTCCTGGCCCACGGCACCGGTGACGACAACGTACACTGGCAAAACACCCTCAACTTCATTGCCGAGCTCATCAAGGCCGGAAAACACTACACGCTGTACCTTTACCCCAACAAGGACCACGGGATTCTGGGAAAAAACGAGCGGTTGCAGCTCTTTTCAGCCATCTACCAGCACTTTCTCCGGAACTTAAGCGCCCCTTCCCCCTCCTCCGGGCCTAAAGCACGGTAA
- a CDS encoding glycosyltransferase family 39 protein has product MRFRLPWWVLPALLALALRLAATLTLRPWHDEYFTAWAASLPWSELLAALRWDSGPPLPYLLAKLVSLAGIPALVAARGLSVAAGVLATLFVGLAARRWVSASAGLWACWLFALHPLAVMWAAEGRAYGLLSLAVAWSLWVLGEQEAQGRRWLGLAAALGFGLYTHALGVVWLLAVLAYGVLARRTAVVWASGAAVLSFSPWFFVMLQQPPEAVAWMASSLRDVPAWARWLGPLRLLPPLSGWAYTLEAPSVSGYWQLIAAVVSLVCLALARGWLWVLGALPAGLLAVGWWMGLPVYYPGRGEAVLLAPFLALLASGIVRSSRALGAALLALSLGGSVAVVAHFWQTPPRPEERMAEVLLRQGRSGVLVSTGWWWLSMRYYLPASWQVLHLPKAALQHPGWFVPGREKITEGELSEAWQELVAAGARGEGAGLIVTPSLREAQELRSWGKRLGWQALSFPGGELWIPGQGR; this is encoded by the coding sequence GTGCGCTTCCGCTTGCCCTGGTGGGTTTTGCCCGCTTTGCTGGCGTTGGCCTTGAGGCTCGCCGCCACCCTCACCCTGCGCCCCTGGCACGACGAGTACTTCACCGCCTGGGCCGCCAGTTTGCCCTGGAGCGAGCTTCTGGCCGCTTTGCGCTGGGACTCAGGGCCACCGCTTCCTTACCTTTTGGCCAAGCTCGTGTCCCTGGCCGGCATCCCGGCGCTTGTGGCCGCCCGCGGGCTTTCGGTGGCCGCCGGGGTTTTGGCCACGCTTTTTGTGGGGCTGGCGGCCCGGCGGTGGGTGTCCGCTTCGGCCGGTCTTTGGGCTTGCTGGCTTTTTGCCCTGCATCCCCTGGCGGTGATGTGGGCTGCCGAGGGGAGGGCCTACGGGCTTTTGAGCTTGGCAGTGGCGTGGAGCTTGTGGGTGCTGGGTGAGCAGGAGGCGCAGGGAAGGCGCTGGCTTGGCCTGGCCGCTGCCCTGGGGTTTGGGCTTTACACCCACGCCTTGGGTGTGGTCTGGCTTTTGGCGGTGCTGGCGTACGGGGTTTTGGCCCGCAGGACTGCTGTGGTTTGGGCCTCAGGGGCCGCGGTGCTCAGCTTTTCGCCGTGGTTTTTTGTGATGCTGCAGCAACCCCCCGAGGCGGTGGCGTGGATGGCGTCGTCCCTTCGGGATGTGCCCGCTTGGGCGCGGTGGCTGGGGCCCTTGCGGCTTTTGCCGCCGCTTTCGGGCTGGGCCTACACGCTGGAAGCCCCTTCCGTGAGCGGGTATTGGCAGCTGATCGCTGCTGTTGTCAGCCTGGTTTGCTTGGCTTTGGCCCGGGGCTGGCTTTGGGTGCTGGGGGCCCTCCCCGCCGGTCTTTTGGCCGTGGGATGGTGGATGGGGCTTCCGGTGTACTACCCCGGGCGCGGGGAGGCGGTGCTGCTGGCCCCCTTTCTTGCCCTTCTCGCCTCGGGTATCGTGCGCAGCTCCCGGGCTTTGGGAGCAGCCCTTTTGGCCTTGAGCCTGGGGGGTAGCGTGGCGGTGGTGGCACACTTTTGGCAAACCCCACCGCGCCCCGAAGAGCGCATGGCGGAGGTGCTTTTACGGCAAGGTCGTTCCGGGGTTTTGGTGAGCACCGGCTGGTGGTGGCTTTCCATGCGCTACTACCTGCCGGCTTCTTGGCAGGTGCTTCACCTCCCCAAGGCCGCCCTCCAGCACCCGGGGTGGTTCGTGCCGGGGCGGGAAAAGATCACCGAAGGCGAACTCAGCGAGGCTTGGCAAGAGCTTGTGGCTGCTGGAGCACGGGGGGAAGGCGCGGGGCTGATCGTGACGCCCAGTTTGCGAGAAGCGCAAGAGCTGCGATCCTGGGGAAAACGGTTGGGGTGGCAGGCTTTGAGCTTTCCCGGAGGCGAGCTTTGGATCCCGGGGCAAGGTCGTTGA